The Coffea arabica cultivar ET-39 chromosome 8e, Coffea Arabica ET-39 HiFi, whole genome shotgun sequence genome window below encodes:
- the LOC113703670 gene encoding uncharacterized protein — protein MSFRSREMVKRIVKKIGGEKNLAPGLKDELKKSVPNSKVVMGRAHRGLYAGRHIQFGNQVSHDGGNKSRRSWKPNVQDKRLFSYILDRHIKVKVTTHALRCIDKAGGIDEYLLKTPYHKMDTEMGLYWKAKIEKLYEELGEMEVVFFSPEDEAKFEEQFRELKVEQRAARREARRKMYGWSGKSEAIDEGRADAEGTHQEAARHGEGSSDADIHEPQVANA, from the exons ATGTCGTTTAGGTCGAGGGAAATGGTGAAGAGGATAGTGAAGAAGATAGGCGGTGAGAAAAATCTGGCACCCGGACTCAAAGATGAGCTCAAGAAATCCGTACCCAATTCCAAGGTCGTCATGGGTCGGGCCCACCGCGGCCTCTACGCCGGCCGCCACATCCAGTTCGGCAACCAAGTCAGCCACGACGGCGGTAACAA GTCAAGAAGGTCATGGAAGCCCAATGTACAGGATAAGCGGCTATTCAGTTACATCCTAGATCGTCACATTAAGGTAAAAGTAACCACTCATGCCCTCCGCTGCATAGACAAGGCAGGTGGTATTGATGAATACTTGCTGAAGACACCATACCATAAGATGGACACTGAAATGGGACTCTACTGGAAGGCTAAGATTGAAAAATTGTATGAAGAGCTTGGCGAAATGGAGGTTGTTTTCTTTTCACCTGAAGATGAAGCCAAATTTGAAGAGCAATTTAGAGAGTTGAAGGTAGAACAGAGGGCAGCCCGCAGGGAAGCCAGGAGAAAGATGTATGGTTGGTCAGGTAAATCAGAGGCAATAGACGAAGGAAGAGCAGATGCCGAGGGAACTCATCAAGAAGCTGCCAGACATGGAGAAGGAAGCTCAGATGCTGATATTCATGAGCCCCAGGTTGCCAATGCTTGA